In Sinorhizobium numidicum, the following proteins share a genomic window:
- a CDS encoding ZIP family metal transporter, whose translation MDNHFLMILGIASAAALASPLGGYLAIWLRPSSLLLSIGVGFAAGVLIGTIAFEMMPKSLELTPLPLTMAGFALGLALVYLLDLYVNRWQMAGPEAEQKQQVDRMHRRKKPRGSDVAVLAGGTSAEELIEGVTIGVGATFDPAVAAIVGLAICIDNLSEAMSIGELVLSDENKGGARRRILAWTSLIGVSLFTSAVAGWFLLKGLPQAALGFLFAMGAGGMFYLTITDLVPEAESHHFQQSSAIANAAGFLTIMALAELV comes from the coding sequence ATGGACAACCACTTCCTGATGATCCTGGGAATCGCATCGGCCGCCGCTCTCGCTTCACCGCTCGGCGGCTATCTGGCGATCTGGCTCAGACCATCAAGCTTGCTCCTTTCGATCGGCGTCGGCTTTGCTGCCGGCGTTCTCATCGGCACCATCGCTTTCGAGATGATGCCAAAATCTCTGGAGCTTACGCCCCTCCCGCTGACGATGGCCGGCTTTGCGCTTGGCCTCGCGCTCGTTTACCTCCTCGACCTTTACGTCAATCGTTGGCAGATGGCCGGACCGGAAGCGGAACAGAAGCAGCAAGTTGATCGCATGCACCGGCGCAAGAAGCCTCGCGGCAGTGATGTTGCGGTACTCGCTGGAGGCACCAGCGCGGAGGAACTCATCGAAGGCGTGACGATCGGCGTCGGAGCGACCTTTGACCCGGCAGTGGCAGCGATAGTCGGGCTTGCGATCTGCATTGACAACTTGAGCGAGGCCATGAGCATCGGTGAGTTGGTCCTCAGCGACGAGAACAAGGGTGGCGCACGTCGGCGGATCCTCGCCTGGACCTCGTTGATCGGTGTTTCCCTGTTTACCTCGGCCGTCGCAGGATGGTTCCTGCTGAAGGGCTTACCGCAAGCAGCCCTGGGCTTTCTCTTTGCGATGGGCGCCGGCGGGATGTTCTATCTTACTATCACCGATCTCGTTCCCGAGGCGGAGTCGCATCATTTTCAGCAGTCATCGGCAATCGCGAATGCCGCCGGATTTCTGACCATCATGGCGCTGGCGGAACTGGTCTGA